The Symphalangus syndactylus isolate Jambi chromosome 11, NHGRI_mSymSyn1-v2.1_pri, whole genome shotgun sequence genome contains a region encoding:
- the ZNF48 gene encoding zinc finger protein 48, producing MERAVEPWGPDLHGPEEREPLRGARTGLGSENVISQPNEFEHTPQEDDLGFKEEEDLAPDHEVGNASLKPEGIHNWDDLWVQREGLGKPQPRDRGPQLLGEPRWGQASSDRAAVCGECGKSFRQMSDLVKHQRTHTGEKPYKCGVCGKGFGDSSARIKHQRTHSGEKPYRARPPAQGPPKIPRSRIPAGERPTICGECGKSFRQSSDLVKHQRTHTGEKPYKCGICGKGFGDSSARIKHQRTHRGEQPPRPVMSRRQPSRAATAPTQGPKAQDKPYICTDCGKRFVLSCSLLSHQRSHLGPKPFGCDVCGKEFARGSDLVKHLRVHTGEKPYLCPECGKGFADSSARVKHLRTHSGERPHACPECDRTFSLSSTLLRHRLTHMEPQDFSFPGYPLPALIPSPPPPLGTSPPLTPRSPSHSGEPFGLPGLEPEPGGPQAGEPPPPLAGDKPHKCPECGKGFRRSSDLVKHHRVHTGEKPYLCPECGKGFADSSARVKHLRTHRGERAPPPPPSTLLRPHNPPGPVPMAPRPRVRAQPSGPSQPHVCGFCGKEFPRSSDLVKHRRTHTGEKPYKCAECGKGFGDSSARIKHQRGHLVLRPFGIGDGRARPLKQEAPTGLE from the exons ATGGAGCGCGCGGTAGAGCCTTGGGGCCCGGATCTCCACGGCCCGGAGGAGAGGGAGCCACTGAGAGGCGCCCGCACAG gTCTAGGGAGTGAGAACGTGATTTCTCAGCCGAATGAGTTTGAACATACCCCACAGGAAGATGACTTGGGGTTCAAGGAAGAAGAAGATTTGGCTCCAGATCATGAAGTAGGAAATGCCTCTCTCAAACCTGAAGGCATCCACAACTGGGATGACTTATGGGTCCAGAGAGAGGGTCTAGGAAAGCCTCAGCCTCGGGACAGAGGCCCCCAGCTCCTGGGTGAACCACGCTGGGGCCAGGCTAGTAGTGATCGGGCCGCTGTGTGTGGTGAGTGTGGCAAGAGCTTCAGGCAGATGTCAGATCTGGTGAAACACCAGCGGACCCACACTGGGGAGAAACCCTACAAGTGTGGGGTCTGTGGCAAGGGCTTTGGGGATAGCTCTGCCCGGATCAAACACCAGCGGACTCATAGTGGGGAGAAGCCCTACAGAGCCCGGCCACCAGCCCAGGGTCCCCCAAAGATTCCTCGGTCCCGGATCCCTGCTGGTGAGCGCCCCACTATCTGTGGTGAATGTGGCAAGAGCTTCCGGCAGAGTTCTGACCTGGTGAAACACCAGCGGACACACACTGGTGAGAAGCCCTACAAGTGTGGCATATGTGGCAAGGGCTTTGGCGACAGTTCCGCCCGCATCAAGCACCAGCGGACACACCGTGGGGAGCAGCCCCCCCGACCAGTGATGTCCCGACGGCAGCCATCTCGGGCAGCCACAGCACCTACCCAGGGACCGAAGGCCCAGGACAAGCCATATATCTGCACTGATTGCGGCAAGAGGTTTGTGCtcagctgcagcctcctgagtcaccAGCGCAGTCACTTGGGGCCCAAGCCCTTTGGCTGTGATGTGTGTGGAAAGGAGTTTGCCCGGGGATCCGACCTGGTGAAGCACCTGCGGGTGCACACGGGTGAGAAGCCCTACCTCTGCCCAGAGTGCGGCAAGGGTTTCGCAGACAGCTCCGCCCGAGTCAAACACCTCCGCACCCACAGTGGTGAGAGGCCCCATGCCTGCCCGGAATGCGACCGTACCTTCAGCCTCAGCTCCACCCTTCTTCGCCACCGCCTCACTCACATGGAGCCCCAGGACTTCAGCTTCCCAGGCTATCCCCTACCCGCTCTGATCCCCAGCCCACCCCCACCTCTGGGCACCAGCCCCCCGCTGACGCCTCGAAGTCCCTCACACTCAGGTGAGCCTTTTGGCCTGCCTGGCTTGGAGCCAGAGCCTGGGGGCCCACAGGCTGGGGAGCCACCCCCACCACTGGCGGGAGACAAGCCCCACAAGTGCCCTGAGTGTGGCAAGGGCTTCCGCCGAAGCTCTGACCTGGTGAAACACCATCGTGTGCACACAGGGGAGAAACCCTACCTCTGTCCTGAATGCGGCAAGGGTTTTGCTGACAGCTCAGCCCGAGTCAAGCACCTCCGCACCCACCGTGGTGAACGGGccccgccaccaccaccatccactCTCCTGCGGCCACATAACCCACCTGGCCCAGTACCCATGGCCCCTCGACCCCGAGTTCGGGCCCAGCCTTCTGGACCCAGCCAGCCCCACGTGTGTGGCTTCTGTGGGAAGGAGTTCCCCCGGAGCTCAGATCTGGTCAAACACAGGCGCACACACACGGGGGAGAAGCCATACAAGTGTGCAGAATGTGGCAAGGGTTTTGGTGACAGTTCTGCCCGCATCAAGCACCAGCGTGGGCACCTGGTCCTGAGGCCCTTTGGGATAGGAGATGGTAGGGCAAGGCCCCTCAAGCAGGAGGCACCAACAGGACTGGAATGA